A stretch of Desulfurivibrio alkaliphilus AHT 2 DNA encodes these proteins:
- the lysS gene encoding lysine--tRNA ligase — translation MDESNQIIAQRRQKAEELAGLGVNLYANDFKPGHRITDLLPAGNDPEAPLAAGTMAVAGRVMALRKFGKAAFLHIQDESGRIQIHIKRDEVGDEPFAVFKKIDIGDIVAFTGPLFRTKTGEVTIQALSLRLLTKSLRPLPEKFHGLTDIETRYRQRYVDLMVNPEVRDTFRKRVEIIRLIRDFLSNRGFMEVETPMMQAIAGGATAKPFKTHHNALGLDLYLRIAPELYLKRLLVGGLERVFEINRNFRNEGLSTRHNPEFTMLEFYQAYATYEELMELTEEMISWVTMEVCGSMQISYQGQAVDLAPPWRRYTMDEALQQIGGLSPELLTDFTALKALAHRHGIVLQPQAGIGKVKTELFECLVEEKLVDPTFITAYPTEVSPLARKNEDDPEITDRFELFITGREVANAFSELNDPDDQRRRLIKQIEERGEDEEIFPVLDEDYLRALEYGMPPAAGEGIGIDRLTMLLTDSPSIRDVILFPHLRPEKQS, via the coding sequence ATGGATGAAAGCAATCAGATTATCGCCCAGCGCCGACAGAAAGCCGAAGAGTTGGCCGGCCTGGGCGTCAACCTTTACGCCAATGATTTCAAGCCCGGCCATCGCATTACCGATCTGCTACCGGCCGGAAACGACCCCGAAGCACCGCTGGCCGCCGGCACCATGGCGGTGGCCGGCCGGGTCATGGCCCTGCGCAAATTCGGCAAGGCCGCCTTTTTACATATCCAAGATGAAAGCGGCCGAATCCAGATTCACATCAAACGCGACGAGGTGGGCGACGAACCCTTTGCCGTCTTCAAAAAAATCGATATCGGCGATATCGTCGCTTTTACCGGGCCGCTGTTTCGCACCAAGACCGGCGAGGTAACCATCCAGGCCCTGTCCCTGCGACTGTTGACCAAATCACTGCGGCCGCTGCCGGAAAAATTTCATGGTCTGACCGATATCGAAACCCGCTACCGCCAGCGCTACGTCGACCTTATGGTCAACCCCGAGGTCCGCGACACCTTTCGCAAGCGGGTGGAGATTATCCGCCTGATCAGGGACTTCCTGAGCAACCGGGGCTTTATGGAAGTTGAAACCCCGATGATGCAGGCCATTGCCGGAGGTGCCACGGCCAAGCCTTTCAAGACCCACCACAACGCCCTGGGGCTTGACCTGTATCTGCGCATCGCCCCGGAGCTTTATCTTAAGCGACTGCTGGTGGGCGGCCTGGAGCGGGTTTTTGAGATCAACCGCAACTTCAGGAACGAAGGACTCTCCACCCGCCACAACCCCGAGTTCACCATGCTGGAGTTTTACCAGGCCTATGCCACCTACGAAGAGCTGATGGAACTCACCGAGGAGATGATCTCCTGGGTGACCATGGAAGTCTGCGGCTCCATGCAGATCAGCTACCAGGGGCAAGCGGTGGATCTGGCCCCGCCCTGGCGCCGTTACACCATGGACGAAGCCCTGCAGCAGATTGGCGGCTTGAGCCCGGAACTACTAACCGATTTTACCGCCCTGAAAGCTTTGGCCCACCGCCACGGGATTGTCCTGCAACCCCAGGCCGGCATCGGCAAGGTCAAAACCGAGTTGTTTGAATGCCTGGTGGAAGAAAAACTCGTTGATCCCACCTTTATCACCGCCTACCCCACCGAGGTCTCCCCGCTGGCCCGTAAAAACGAGGACGACCCGGAGATTACCGACCGCTTTGAGCTGTTCATCACCGGCCGGGAGGTGGCCAACGCCTTTAGTGAGCTCAACGACCCCGACGACCAGCGCCGGCGACTGATCAAGCAGATCGAGGAACGGGGCGAAGACGAAGAGATTTTTCCGGTGCTGGACGAGGATTACCTGCGGGCCCTGGAGTACGGCATGCCGCCGGCCGCCGGCGAAGGGATCGGCATCGATCGACTGACCATGTTGCTCACCGACTCGCCATCGATCCGCGATGTCATTTTATTCCCCCACCTGCGCCCGGAAAAGCAATCGTAA
- a CDS encoding lipoprotein-releasing ABC transporter permease subunit, whose protein sequence is MNFAWFISRRYLQAKRRKGFISLISLISVAGVMVGVAALIVVLAVMTGFTAEFRDKILGINSHIIVQQPGYEIDNYHEPARRIAAIPGVAGVTPYIYGQAMITGGVGGTGAIVRGIDPETVNRVLQLEDYLEAGELAGLAAPANRRAAPGVILGKDLARNLGVGLDDRVKLISAAGPLTPMGVIPQITTFRVAGLFASGMYEYDSSLAYLSLDTAREFMDLGDRVHGLEVRVDDINRADRIARAINDELGPSYHARDWMNMNRQIFSALALEKAALSVIMTLVVMVAAFNIVSTLIMVVMEKTRDIAILKAMGATDRSIMRIFMYEGLVIGTVGTGLGVTVGLGLCEILSRYRFIDLPDVYPISTLPVQVLPQDVILISLAAVLITFLATIYPSWRAAKVDPAVALRYE, encoded by the coding sequence ATGAATTTTGCATGGTTTATCAGCCGGCGTTATCTCCAGGCCAAACGCCGGAAAGGTTTTATTTCCCTGATCTCGCTGATCTCGGTGGCCGGCGTGATGGTGGGTGTGGCGGCCCTGATTGTGGTGCTGGCGGTGATGACCGGCTTCACCGCCGAGTTTCGCGACAAAATCCTGGGCATCAACTCCCATATCATCGTCCAGCAACCCGGCTATGAAATCGACAACTACCACGAGCCGGCCCGACGGATTGCCGCCATTCCCGGCGTGGCCGGAGTCACCCCCTACATCTACGGGCAGGCCATGATTACCGGCGGCGTGGGCGGCACCGGCGCCATTGTCCGGGGGATCGACCCGGAAACGGTCAACCGAGTGCTGCAGCTGGAGGATTACCTGGAGGCCGGAGAGCTGGCCGGCCTGGCTGCCCCCGCCAACCGGCGGGCGGCACCGGGGGTGATCTTGGGCAAGGATCTGGCCAGAAACCTCGGGGTCGGGCTTGATGACCGGGTAAAGCTGATCTCCGCCGCCGGTCCCCTGACCCCCATGGGGGTGATACCCCAGATTACCACCTTCCGGGTGGCCGGGCTGTTTGCCTCGGGCATGTACGAGTACGACTCCTCCCTGGCCTACCTCAGCCTGGACACGGCCCGGGAGTTCATGGATCTCGGTGACCGGGTGCACGGCCTGGAGGTCCGGGTGGACGACATCAACCGGGCCGATCGGATTGCCCGGGCGATCAACGATGAACTGGGGCCAAGCTACCACGCCCGCGACTGGATGAACATGAACCGGCAGATCTTCTCCGCCCTGGCCCTGGAAAAAGCGGCCCTGTCGGTGATCATGACCCTGGTGGTGATGGTGGCGGCCTTTAATATCGTCAGCACCCTGATCATGGTGGTCATGGAAAAGACCCGGGATATCGCCATCCTCAAGGCCATGGGGGCCACCGACCGCAGTATCATGCGCATCTTCATGTACGAAGGCCTGGTAATCGGCACGGTGGGCACCGGCCTGGGAGTGACGGTGGGGCTGGGACTGTGCGAAATCCTCAGCCGTTACCGCTTCATCGACCTGCCCGACGTTTACCCCATTTCCACCCTGCCGGTGCAGGTGCTGCCCCAGGATGTGATCCTGATCTCGCTGGCGGCCGTGCTGATTACCTTTCTGGCCACCATCTACCCCTCCTGGCGGGCGGCCAAGGTCGACCCCGCGGTGGCCCTGCGTTACGAATAA
- a CDS encoding ABC transporter ATP-binding protein: MTDKAVPLVELRKVGKSFPDPKPLTILQGVDLTIGAGETMAVVGSSGSGKTTLLHLLGALDRPSSGQVLYQGEDLFSRPADRLAHFRNRQIGFVFQFHHLLPEFSARENIMLPGFIAGEQPRAVERRAAELLEQIGLTARAEHRVGELSGGEQQRVAIARALIMEPKLLLADEPTGNLDPQTGEAIFELLCRLNRSLGLAMVMVTHNYQLAARLNRVLRLEDGALREIDPEQLAQLASIAP, translated from the coding sequence ATGACCGATAAAGCTGTACCACTGGTTGAACTTCGCAAGGTCGGCAAGAGTTTTCCCGACCCCAAGCCGCTGACCATTTTGCAGGGGGTTGATTTGACCATCGGGGCCGGCGAGACCATGGCCGTGGTGGGCAGCTCCGGCAGCGGCAAGACCACCCTGCTCCACCTGCTGGGCGCTTTAGACCGACCTTCAAGCGGCCAGGTACTTTACCAGGGCGAAGATCTGTTCAGCCGACCGGCCGACCGGCTGGCCCACTTCCGCAACCGGCAAATCGGTTTTGTCTTTCAGTTTCATCATCTGCTGCCGGAATTTTCCGCCCGGGAAAATATCATGCTGCCGGGGTTCATCGCCGGCGAACAACCACGGGCGGTGGAGCGGCGCGCCGCCGAGCTGCTGGAGCAGATCGGCCTTACCGCGCGGGCGGAGCACCGGGTTGGTGAGCTTTCCGGCGGCGAACAGCAGCGGGTGGCCATCGCCCGCGCCCTGATCATGGAGCCCAAGCTGCTGCTGGCCGACGAACCCACCGGCAACCTGGATCCGCAAACCGGGGAGGCGATTTTCGAGTTGCTCTGCCGGCTCAACCGTTCCCTGGGGCTAGCCATGGTCATGGTTACTCACAACTACCAGTTGGCCGCCAGGCTGAATCGGGTGCTGCGTTTGGAAGACGGCGCCCTCCGGGAAATCGACCCCGAGCAGCTGGCCCAACTGGCCAGTATTGCCCCTTGA
- the bamA gene encoding outer membrane protein assembly factor BamA, with translation MLALLCCLISPALATADQASPSTAFLPFQSLGTAVPAELQQQAAQVLAELGPEQGFLLLGRDELPPELRDPDPWPPTVEDLQALALPPEVRYLVAGSLTAFGRLISIDAQVFDLSGRQEPRHFTGPAGERKQLRASLAELGTRIMAFTEPAARISAIHIEGNRNTGSGAILRRVSSQAGGRLDPERLRDDLRAIFAMGFFDDVRIVAEETPAGTRVTFVVQEKPVINQVVFSGNDRIRDRQIRENITVVPNTIVNTALVQEAAESIRQLYKEKGYHNAQVDTEIDEAEENRVDVRFVIEEGERAFIRRINFTGNESFRPRPLRKVMGTKRRGMFSWLTGSGRLQPDMLEQDRARIAAFYHNQGFIDARVGEPEVEQVGKRFIVNFHIEEGERYRVGEVSLTGEFITEEEELRQLLRLPRQEYFSRDVLRADLTRLSDRYAEEGYAFADAEPIVSRDDDRLQMDITINLQKNTLVYINRINIRGNTRTRDNVIRREMQVREGDIMDTGAIRRSMERLQRLDFFEEVNIQPEPALMRDDLMDIEIEVKEKPTGTFSIGAGYSSMDQFMFMGQISQENFRGKGQRLALQADISSKATHYNLSFTDPRLYDSRLLFGIDLYNWRREYIDYTKESTGGALRFGYPLWEHWRAYWGYGQETNKLTDVRDTASRWIIDSMDLKRNRYVRLGLNRDTRDNRLDPTRGSFHDIGMKHAGGWLGGDTAFTRLEASSTKFFPWDGIPLLRESRSKRLNDSTFRLKGAAGYIRENRTDRLPIYEKFFLGGLRTMRGFETATISPRDPDPDNDDRIGGEMMWYMNSEWIFPIVRDINLKGLIFYDVGNVYTKYQGWDINDLKSSVGFGFRWLSPLGPLRLEWGYNLDPEPDERRTVWDFSIGGVF, from the coding sequence ATGCTGGCCCTGCTTTGCTGCCTCATCTCTCCGGCGCTGGCCACGGCCGACCAGGCTTCGCCCAGTACGGCCTTTTTGCCCTTCCAGAGTTTAGGCACAGCTGTCCCCGCCGAGCTGCAGCAACAGGCCGCTCAGGTACTGGCCGAATTGGGCCCGGAGCAGGGCTTTCTGCTGCTTGGGCGGGATGAATTGCCACCGGAACTGAGAGATCCCGACCCCTGGCCGCCAACGGTTGAAGATCTGCAGGCCCTGGCCCTGCCGCCCGAGGTGCGCTACCTGGTAGCCGGCAGCTTGACCGCCTTCGGGCGGTTGATCAGCATCGATGCCCAGGTGTTCGACCTCAGCGGCCGCCAGGAACCCCGCCATTTCACCGGCCCGGCCGGTGAGCGGAAGCAATTGCGCGCCTCACTGGCCGAGTTGGGGACCAGGATCATGGCCTTCACCGAACCGGCTGCGAGAATCAGCGCCATTCACATCGAGGGCAACCGCAATACCGGCTCCGGGGCGATTCTGCGCCGGGTTTCCAGCCAGGCCGGCGGGCGGCTTGACCCGGAACGGTTGCGGGACGACCTGCGCGCCATCTTCGCCATGGGCTTTTTTGACGATGTCCGCATTGTCGCCGAAGAGACCCCGGCGGGAACCCGGGTTACCTTTGTGGTGCAGGAAAAACCGGTCATTAACCAGGTGGTTTTCAGCGGCAACGACCGGATCAGAGATCGCCAAATCCGCGAAAACATTACCGTGGTGCCCAACACCATCGTCAATACCGCCCTGGTCCAGGAGGCGGCGGAGAGCATCCGCCAGTTGTACAAGGAAAAAGGGTATCACAACGCCCAGGTCGACACCGAGATCGACGAGGCGGAAGAGAACCGGGTCGACGTCCGGTTTGTTATCGAAGAAGGTGAACGGGCCTTTATCCGCCGAATCAACTTCACCGGCAATGAAAGTTTTCGCCCGCGCCCCTTGCGCAAGGTCATGGGCACCAAAAGACGGGGCATGTTCTCCTGGCTGACCGGCTCCGGCCGCCTGCAGCCGGATATGCTGGAGCAGGACCGGGCCAGAATCGCCGCTTTTTATCATAATCAGGGCTTTATCGATGCCCGGGTGGGAGAGCCCGAAGTGGAGCAGGTCGGCAAGCGTTTTATAGTCAACTTCCATATCGAAGAGGGTGAGCGCTACCGGGTGGGCGAGGTCTCGCTGACCGGGGAGTTTATCACCGAGGAAGAAGAGCTGCGGCAGTTACTGCGCCTGCCACGGCAGGAATATTTCAGCCGCGATGTTTTGCGGGCCGATCTCACCCGCTTAAGCGACCGCTACGCCGAAGAAGGCTACGCCTTTGCCGACGCCGAACCCATCGTCAGCCGCGACGACGACAGGCTGCAGATGGATATCACCATCAATCTGCAAAAAAACACCCTGGTTTATATCAATCGGATTAATATCCGCGGCAACACCCGCACCCGGGACAACGTCATCCGCCGTGAGATGCAGGTGCGGGAAGGCGATATCATGGACACCGGGGCCATCCGCCGCAGCATGGAACGCCTGCAGCGGCTCGACTTCTTCGAAGAGGTCAACATTCAGCCCGAACCGGCGCTGATGCGTGACGACCTGATGGATATCGAGATCGAGGTCAAGGAAAAACCCACCGGCACCTTCAGCATCGGCGCCGGTTACAGCTCCATGGACCAGTTCATGTTCATGGGCCAGATCAGCCAGGAAAACTTCCGGGGCAAGGGCCAGCGCCTGGCCCTGCAGGCCGACATCAGCTCCAAGGCGACCCATTACAACCTCAGCTTCACCGACCCCCGGCTCTATGACAGCCGGCTGCTGTTCGGCATCGATCTGTACAACTGGCGCCGGGAATACATCGATTACACCAAGGAATCCACCGGCGGCGCGTTACGCTTCGGCTACCCGCTCTGGGAACACTGGCGCGCCTACTGGGGGTACGGCCAGGAGACCAATAAGCTTACCGACGTGCGGGATACCGCCTCGCGCTGGATTATCGATTCCATGGACTTGAAGCGCAACCGTTACGTGCGCCTGGGCTTAAACCGCGACACCCGCGACAACCGGCTGGACCCCACCCGGGGCTCTTTCCACGATATCGGCATGAAACACGCCGGCGGCTGGCTGGGCGGCGACACCGCCTTTACCCGCCTGGAGGCCTCCAGCACCAAATTCTTCCCCTGGGACGGCATCCCCCTGCTGCGGGAAAGCCGCAGTAAACGGCTCAACGACTCCACCTTCCGGCTCAAGGGGGCGGCCGGCTATATCCGGGAGAACAGGACCGACCGGCTGCCGATTTACGAGAAATTTTTTCTGGGCGGCCTGCGCACCATGCGCGGCTTTGAAACCGCCACCATCAGCCCCCGGGACCCCGATCCGGACAACGATGACCGCATCGGCGGCGAGATGATGTGGTACATGAACTCGGAATGGATTTTTCCCATTGTCCGGGATATCAACCTGAAAGGGCTGATTTTCTATGATGTCGGCAACGTCTACACCAAATACCAGGGCTGGGACATCAACGATCTCAAGTCCAGTGTCGGCTTCGGTTTCCGCTGGCTCTCACCCCTGGGACCGCTGCGCCTTGAGTGGGGCTACAACCTTGATCCCGAACCCGATGAACGCCGCACCGTCTGGGATTTCAGCATCGGCGGGGTCTTTTAG
- the mfd gene encoding transcription-repair coupling factor, whose translation MKQLYNALEQSPTPIEIYGLRGGAAAWLAGRISELNRPLLCLCPDEEESQRLAGDLELFSHRPVIHYPDLEIPPYAPLQPDPAIIAARLAALYRVLSAEEPFILVAAGPALLHKTMPPARLGNLAELLLGGEETDSRQLQERLAGGGYEAVAQVREVGEYSVRGGIIDIFPPGRDFPLRLDFFGDMVESLRYFDPSSQRSLGQVDEAILLPASDILYPAADSPGHRALLQRFRHLSEEYQWHREESKRLTDCLQSRRHFAGSSFFLPLFQPEAVSVLSYLPAGTMVLCLDHPRLQQGLELQEARIEANYQEMQAAAKPALPPAELFVNRAEILKRLETLPGARLYPLPPAEADQQRSFAVGTGNHVLLKQELDLQRRTEGLLTPLVRRIKQWQEQQERVRLACRSERHARQMAQMLASHGLECRVVPPPCRESATADPNLLLTTAPLSSGFDLAAEKLHWLSETELFGEQRLASGRRRERTPAVKAADFDELNPGELVVHRRHGIGIYQGLKPIAINGITNDYLTIRYRGDDKLFIPVDQINSVGKYKGIAEQQPTLDKLGDKTWLATRNRIKKAVWQVAQDLLKLYAKRQLAPGTSFSTPGELYSELEESFPYDETPGQLKAIDEVLADLQADKPMDRLVCGDVGYGKTEVAVRAAFKVVEDGGQVAILVPTTVLAEQHAATFRERLTGFPLRVESLNRFRTPAEQKKIVAQLAAGNIDIIIGTHRLLSADIKFRNLGLLIIDEEHRFGVSHKEKLKKMRSGVDVLTLTATPIPRTLQLSLLGVRDLSVISSPPNLRRTVKTFVARHDDLVIREAIHREMGRDGQVFIVHNRVSSIHEVAAKVQKLVPEARVAVAHGQMPGKQLEEIMVRFVRREINVLVCTTIIESGLDIPSANTIIITRADRLGLAEIYQLRGRVGRSSRQAYAYLLVPALDDLAGEARRRLQALMDYNELGGGFKLALSDLQIRGGGNILGESQSGNIAAVGYDLYLDLLQKTVLELKQKAGRSAAGAEGSGEALSEEELAADELDPEIKLQVPAHLPANYISDVNQRYLAYRKITAAGNDEALVDLKDEFTDRFGPLPAEAENLFDIIALKNRLATLGVSKIEQGPAALVLSFAPTTPVPPERILELVKQGPKGMRFTPQGRLVSPLPANPSTGVLFSEIKKLLHTLRGNDISR comes from the coding sequence ATGAAGCAGCTTTACAACGCCCTTGAGCAGAGCCCGACCCCCATAGAGATTTACGGGCTGCGGGGAGGGGCGGCGGCCTGGCTGGCCGGGCGGATCAGTGAACTGAACCGCCCCCTGCTCTGCCTCTGCCCCGACGAAGAAGAGAGCCAACGCCTGGCCGGTGACCTGGAGCTGTTCAGCCACCGGCCGGTGATCCACTACCCCGATCTGGAAATCCCCCCTTACGCGCCCCTGCAACCGGACCCGGCAATCATTGCCGCCCGGCTGGCCGCCCTCTACCGGGTCTTAAGCGCCGAAGAACCCTTTATCCTGGTTGCTGCCGGCCCGGCCCTGTTGCACAAAACCATGCCGCCAGCCAGGCTGGGCAACCTGGCCGAGCTGCTGCTCGGTGGTGAAGAGACCGATTCCCGTCAACTGCAGGAACGCCTGGCCGGCGGCGGCTACGAGGCGGTGGCCCAGGTCAGGGAGGTCGGCGAATACAGCGTCCGGGGCGGCATCATCGACATCTTCCCACCGGGCCGGGACTTTCCTTTGCGGCTGGACTTTTTCGGCGACATGGTGGAGTCTCTCCGCTACTTCGACCCCTCCAGCCAGCGCTCACTGGGGCAGGTCGACGAGGCCATTTTGTTACCCGCCAGCGATATTCTTTATCCGGCGGCGGACTCACCGGGCCATCGCGCCCTGCTCCAGCGCTTCCGGCACTTGAGCGAGGAATATCAGTGGCACCGGGAAGAGAGCAAGCGCCTCACCGATTGCCTGCAAAGCAGGCGCCATTTTGCCGGCAGCAGCTTTTTCCTGCCACTGTTCCAACCCGAAGCCGTTTCCGTCTTAAGCTACCTGCCCGCCGGCACCATGGTACTGTGCCTGGACCACCCTCGTCTGCAACAGGGGCTGGAGTTGCAGGAAGCCAGGATCGAGGCCAACTATCAGGAGATGCAAGCCGCCGCCAAACCGGCCCTGCCACCGGCGGAACTCTTTGTCAACCGGGCGGAGATCCTTAAGCGGCTGGAGACCTTGCCCGGTGCCAGGCTTTATCCTTTGCCCCCGGCGGAAGCCGACCAGCAGCGCAGTTTCGCCGTCGGTACCGGCAACCACGTCCTGCTCAAGCAGGAACTGGACCTGCAGCGCCGCACCGAAGGGCTTTTAACTCCCCTGGTACGTCGGATCAAGCAGTGGCAGGAGCAGCAGGAAAGGGTCCGCCTGGCCTGCCGCTCGGAGCGCCACGCCCGACAAATGGCGCAAATGCTGGCCTCCCACGGCCTGGAATGCCGGGTCGTGCCGCCGCCGTGCCGGGAGTCGGCCACCGCCGACCCGAACCTGCTGCTGACCACCGCTCCGCTGAGCAGTGGTTTTGACCTGGCGGCGGAAAAACTCCACTGGCTGTCGGAAACCGAACTGTTCGGCGAGCAGCGACTGGCAAGCGGCCGCCGCCGGGAGCGAACCCCGGCCGTCAAGGCGGCGGATTTCGATGAACTCAATCCCGGGGAGCTGGTGGTCCACCGCCGGCACGGGATCGGCATCTACCAGGGTCTGAAGCCCATTGCCATCAACGGTATCACCAACGATTACCTGACCATCCGGTATCGCGGCGACGACAAGCTTTTCATCCCGGTGGACCAGATCAACAGCGTCGGCAAATACAAGGGTATTGCCGAGCAGCAGCCGACCCTGGACAAACTGGGGGACAAAACCTGGCTGGCCACCCGCAACCGGATCAAAAAGGCGGTCTGGCAGGTGGCCCAGGACTTGCTGAAACTTTACGCCAAACGCCAGTTGGCGCCAGGTACCAGTTTTTCCACCCCCGGCGAGCTCTACAGCGAACTGGAAGAGTCGTTTCCCTACGACGAAACCCCCGGCCAACTCAAGGCCATCGACGAGGTACTGGCCGATCTGCAGGCCGACAAACCCATGGACCGCCTGGTCTGCGGCGATGTCGGCTACGGCAAAACCGAAGTGGCGGTTCGGGCGGCCTTCAAGGTGGTGGAAGACGGCGGCCAGGTCGCCATCCTGGTGCCCACCACGGTGCTGGCCGAACAGCATGCCGCCACCTTCCGGGAACGGCTGACCGGTTTCCCCCTGCGGGTGGAAAGCCTAAATCGTTTCCGTACCCCGGCGGAACAGAAGAAAATCGTGGCCCAACTGGCCGCCGGCAACATCGACATCATTATCGGCACCCACCGGCTGCTCTCCGCCGACATCAAGTTCCGCAATCTGGGGCTGCTGATTATCGACGAAGAGCACCGCTTCGGGGTAAGCCACAAGGAAAAACTGAAAAAAATGCGCAGCGGGGTGGATGTGCTTACCCTTACCGCCACCCCCATCCCCCGCACCCTGCAACTTTCCCTGCTGGGGGTGCGTGACCTTTCGGTGATCAGTTCCCCCCCCAACCTGCGGCGCACGGTAAAGACCTTTGTCGCCCGCCACGACGACCTGGTGATCCGGGAGGCCATCCACCGGGAGATGGGGCGCGACGGCCAGGTTTTTATAGTTCACAACCGGGTGAGCAGCATCCACGAAGTGGCGGCCAAAGTACAGAAGCTGGTACCCGAGGCCCGGGTGGCGGTGGCCCACGGCCAGATGCCGGGCAAGCAACTGGAAGAGATCATGGTCCGCTTTGTCCGCCGCGAAATCAACGTCCTGGTCTGCACCACCATCATTGAGTCCGGGCTGGATATTCCCAGCGCCAACACCATCATCATCACCCGGGCCGATCGCCTGGGACTGGCGGAGATCTACCAGTTGCGGGGCCGGGTGGGGCGCAGCAGCCGGCAGGCCTACGCCTACCTGCTGGTGCCGGCCCTTGATGACCTGGCCGGCGAGGCCCGGCGGCGGCTGCAGGCCCTGATGGATTACAACGAGCTGGGCGGCGGCTTCAAACTGGCCTTGAGCGATCTGCAGATCCGGGGTGGGGGTAACATCCTGGGGGAATCCCAGAGCGGCAATATCGCTGCGGTGGGGTATGATCTCTACCTTGATTTGTTGCAAAAAACGGTGCTGGAGTTGAAGCAGAAGGCGGGTCGCAGCGCCGCCGGCGCCGAAGGCAGCGGTGAGGCTCTGAGCGAAGAGGAACTGGCCGCCGACGAGCTTGATCCGGAAATCAAGCTGCAGGTTCCGGCCCATCTGCCCGCCAACTATATCAGTGATGTCAACCAGCGCTACCTGGCCTACCGCAAGATTACCGCCGCCGGCAACGACGAGGCCCTGGTCGACCTAAAAGATGAGTTCACCGACCGTTTTGGCCCACTGCCCGCTGAAGCGGAAAATCTGTTCGACATTATCGCGCTCAAAAACCGGCTGGCCACCCTGGGGGTGAGCAAAATAGAACAGGGGCCGGCAGCCCTGGTCCTGAGTTTTGCCCCCACCACCCCGGTGCCGCCGGAAAGGATTCTGGAGTTGGTGAAACAGGGGCCCAAAGGCATGCGCTTCACCCCCCAGGGCCGCCTGGTCAGCCCGCTGCCGGCCAACCCCAGCACCGGCGTGCTCTTCAGTGAAATCAAAAAGTTGTTGCACACCCTCCGGGGGAATGATATTTCTCGTTAA
- a CDS encoding peptidylprolyl isomerase has product MGKTIKQIQMFCAGLLAALILLLPAASATATVIDRVVAEVNGQIITLSELEAEMATIGEDFLRGVPAGERAKARQEAQSQVLSGMIDQILVERQAQRRGIFVGEREIDAAMAQIMEDNRLSREELIRELERSGTTLEQYRQTLRTQILQARLLNLEVRERIVIPENRIRRYYEEHYADGSQQQGYHLLQMGFAWDGDDQNRAEAKQRATGARDRVLTGGSFRQLARELSDLPSATSGGDLGVFEQDELADEMRRHILAMTPGELTPIMEIGGAYQFFKLLAGGGVSRPYEDMREEIREILYQQALEENFERWVSNLREDVQIRILL; this is encoded by the coding sequence ATGGGAAAAACTATTAAGCAAATTCAAATGTTCTGCGCCGGGCTGCTGGCGGCCCTGATCCTGTTGCTGCCCGCGGCTTCGGCGACGGCCACGGTTATCGACCGGGTGGTGGCGGAAGTGAACGGCCAGATCATCACCCTTTCCGAACTGGAAGCGGAAATGGCCACCATCGGCGAAGACTTTCTGCGCGGTGTGCCGGCCGGGGAAAGGGCAAAAGCCCGCCAGGAGGCCCAAAGCCAGGTGCTCTCCGGCATGATCGACCAGATTCTGGTGGAACGGCAGGCCCAACGCCGGGGCATTTTCGTGGGTGAGCGGGAGATTGACGCGGCAATGGCCCAGATCATGGAAGACAACCGGCTCAGCCGGGAGGAACTGATCCGGGAGTTGGAAAGAAGCGGCACCACCCTGGAACAGTACCGGCAGACCCTGCGCACCCAGATTTTACAAGCGCGGCTGCTCAACCTTGAGGTGCGGGAACGGATTGTTATTCCCGAAAACCGCATTCGCCGCTATTACGAAGAGCATTACGCCGACGGCAGCCAGCAGCAGGGCTACCACCTGCTGCAGATGGGCTTCGCCTGGGACGGCGACGACCAGAACCGAGCAGAGGCCAAGCAACGGGCCACCGGGGCCAGGGACCGAGTGCTCACCGGCGGCAGCTTTCGGCAACTGGCCAGGGAGCTTTCCGATCTGCCATCGGCTACCAGCGGTGGTGATCTGGGAGTTTTTGAGCAAGATGAACTGGCCGATGAGATGCGACGGCATATCTTGGCGATGACCCCGGGGGAGCTAACCCCGATCATGGAAATCGGCGGCGCGTACCAGTTTTTCAAGCTGCTGGCGGGAGGCGGTGTCAGCCGCCCCTACGAGGATATGCGGGAAGAGATCCGGGAAATTCTATACCAGCAGGCGCTGGAGGAGAATTTTGAACGCTGGGTAAGCAACCTGCGCGAAGATGTCCAGATCCGGATCCTGCTTTAA